A genomic window from Cyprinus carpio isolate SPL01 chromosome B9, ASM1834038v1, whole genome shotgun sequence includes:
- the wu:fc50b12 gene encoding p53-induced death domain-containing protein 1 isoform X2 — MPNRAQEEIAKQLGFEWTVLAFELGFTRNEVRQFHATSKEKRVQAQRMLESWYERSWDKPNKTKLLQDGLERAGRRDLAERLRCLHWGHQKLSRRVELPSAFPFIITVHKTIDNKDALSRINVLNRSYN, encoded by the exons ATGCCAAACAGGGCACAAGAG GAGATTGCTAAGCAGTTAGGGTTTGAGTGGACCGTTCTAGCATTTGAACTGGGATTCACCAGAAATGAGGTCAGACAGTTTCATGCCACCTCCAAAGAAAAGAGGGTTCAGGCTCAGAGAATGCTGGAATCATG GTATGAGCGTTCCTGGGACAAACcgaacaaaaccaagcttctgcagGACGGTCTTGAGCGGGCGGGCCGTCGTGATCTGGCTGAGAGGCTGCGCTGCCTGCACTGGGGTCACCAGAAGCTCAGCCGCAGAGTCGAGCTGCCCTCTGCCTTCCCCTTCATCATTACCGTCCACAAGACCATAGACAACAAGGACGCCTTGAGCAGGATTAATGTGCTTAATCGCAGTTACAACTAA
- the wu:fc50b12 gene encoding p53-induced death domain-containing protein 1 isoform X1, with the protein MPNRAQEDAVINMKSVQEIAKQLGFEWTVLAFELGFTRNEVRQFHATSKEKRVQAQRMLESWYERSWDKPNKTKLLQDGLERAGRRDLAERLRCLHWGHQKLSRRVELPSAFPFIITVHKTIDNKDALSRINVLNRSYN; encoded by the exons ATGCCAAACAGGGCACAAGAG GATGCGGTGATCAATATGAAATCTGTGCAGGAGATTGCTAAGCAGTTAGGGTTTGAGTGGACCGTTCTAGCATTTGAACTGGGATTCACCAGAAATGAGGTCAGACAGTTTCATGCCACCTCCAAAGAAAAGAGGGTTCAGGCTCAGAGAATGCTGGAATCATG GTATGAGCGTTCCTGGGACAAACcgaacaaaaccaagcttctgcagGACGGTCTTGAGCGGGCGGGCCGTCGTGATCTGGCTGAGAGGCTGCGCTGCCTGCACTGGGGTCACCAGAAGCTCAGCCGCAGAGTCGAGCTGCCCTCTGCCTTCCCCTTCATCATTACCGTCCACAAGACCATAGACAACAAGGACGCCTTGAGCAGGATTAATGTGCTTAATCGCAGTTACAACTAA
- the kbtbd7 gene encoding kelch repeat and BTB domain-containing protein 7: MASVNCFAGPEELEDTNHALSLMREMKLFYDSQLLVDVTIEVELDPDQSVSSGSSGKVFQCNRNILAAASPYFKSMFTGGLYESTQRSVTIHDVDAHSMAVIIDYCYTGKVTITEGNVQRLYAAANMLQLEYIRQECANFMTRRLDLSNCAGILKFADTFDNLELKSKAQAFIAKNFVELGASARELCELDLKQIKEILTLDSLDVDCERKVCSFAIQWIENIPHADAEDALQVLRCVRWSLFSEKDRVYLDSLKSKPFIMKYLSNILDGEPSATISKNIHAAKQRIGKSAKEMVLFFGRPNEPFMCYDPYTDDIYSMASPIINLTNQTFKRSPMETFLVCATPENDLYLASHLSKHFWVYDPLLNCWQELAERLLGRVHSYMGYLSGHLYILGGRDPVSDARIKEVECYSIQRNQWGFVAPLPHSLGKMQVVTINERLYVVNKRRMLSYEPKKNLWLQRGSLKRSKLQKACVFQEQIICLCDIPVVKAYNPVRGEWRRIGDIPIDSSALNYQVVQHNSKLLLLTIAIVHHSKNRLVIHEYDPTRDSWKNVATMFGSSFGSVSLSTRVYTACMGSGQNFISEEDDDSGSSADWDFDGLTDADSDSGSSSSFSDENW; this comes from the coding sequence ATGGCTTCGGTGAACTGCTTCGCTGGTCCCGAGGAGCTCGAGGACACGAATCACGCTTTAAGTTTGATGAGAGAGATGAAATTATTCTACGACTCGCAGCTGTTAGTCGACGTGACTATCGAAGTGGAGCTAGATCCGGATCAAAGTGTGTCCTCAGGCTCCTCAGGAAAAGTTTTCCAGTGCAACCGAAATATCCTGGCAGCAGCGAGCCCTTATTTCAAGAGCATGTTTACAGGAGGACTGTACGAGAGCACTCAGAGAAGCGTGACCATTCATGATGTGGACGCCCATTCAATGGCGGTCATCATCGATTACTGCTACACTGGCAAAGTGACCATCACTGAAGGCAACGTGCAGAGGCTTTACGCCGCTGCCAACATGCTGCAGCTGGAGTATATCCGGCAAGAGTGTGCAAACTTCATGACAAGAAGGCTGGACCTTTCTAACTGTGCAGGGATTCTGAAGTTCGCCGACACCTTTGACAATCTGGAGCTGAAGAGCAAGGCTCAGGCGTTCATCGCGAAGAACTTCGTCGAGCTCGGAGCCAGCGCGCGAGAGCTCTGTGAGCTGGACCTGAAGCAAATTAAGGAGATCCTCACGCTGGATTCTCTGGATGTGGACTGCGAACGCAAAGTGTGTTCGTTTGCAATACAGTGGATTGAGAATATCCCGCATGCGGACGCTGAAGATGCGCTGCAGGTCCTTAGATGCGTGCGATGGTCTTTGTTTTCGGAGAAAGACAGGGTTTATCTAGATAGCCTTAAATCAAAGCCTTTTATAATGAAGTATCTTTCGAACATCCTCGACGGTGAGCCGAGCGCTACGATTTCAAAGAACATACATGCTGCCAAACAAAGAATCGGAAAGAGTGCAAAAGAAATGGTGCTTTTCTTCGGACGGCCAAATGAGCCGTTCATGTGCTATGATCCCTATACGGACGACATCTATTCTATGGCGTCCCCGATTATTAACCTCACCAATCAGACCTTCAAACGCTCTCCTATGGAGACGTTTTTGGTCTGCGCCACGCCAGAGAATGATCTGTATCTCGCCTCACACCTGTCCAAGCACTTCTGGGTCTACGATCCCCTGTTGAATTGTTGGCAGGAGCTTGCGGAAAGACTTCTGGGAAGAGTTCACTCGTACATGGGCTACCTCAGCGGGCACCTGTACATCCTGGGAGGCAGAGATCCAGTATCGGACGCCAGGATCAAGGAGGTAGAATGCTACAGCATTCAGAGGAACCAATGGGGTTTTGTGGCACCCTTGCCGCATTCTTTGGGAAAGATGCAGGTTGTGACGATAAACGAGAGACTTTATGTGGTGAACAAGAGGAGGATGCTTAGCTACGAGCCGAAGAAAAACCTCTGGCTCCAGCGGGGCTCTCTGAAACGGAGTAAACTCCAAAAAGCTTGTGTTTTTCAGGAGCAGATTATATGTTTGTGCGATATCCCCGTAGTTAAAGCATATAACCCAGTTCGTGGAGAATGGAGGCGGATTGGAGACATTCCCATTGACAGCAGCGCTCTTAACTACCAAGTGGTGCAACACAACAGCAAGCTGCTTCTTTTAACTATTGCAATAGTTCATCACAGCAAAAACAGGCTTGTTATACATGAATACGATCCCACTCGAGACTCATGGAAAAACGTGGCCACCATGTTTGGATCGTCCTTCGGATCCGTAAGCCTCTCCACCCGGGTCTATACCGCGTGCATGGGGTCCGGTCAGAATTTCATCTCGGAGGAGGATGACGACAGCGGCTCCAGCGCTGACTGGGACTTCGATGGATTGACTGACGCAGACTCGGACTCCGGCAGCTCAAGCTCATTTTCAGATGAAAATTGGTAG
- the zgc:101559 gene encoding ras-related protein Rab-33B-like — MSIENTTGNNDFSTIYTRDSLASDSGQDYDSAQARVFKIIVIGDSNVGKTCLTYRFCGGRFLQNPEATIGVDFRERTLHLDGENIKLQIWDTAGQERFRKSMVEHYYRNVHAIIFVYDVTSLASFESLPEWIEECSRHSVPPMVPRILVGNKCDLRGAREVSTFSAQRLADSYNFPLFETSARDPAEKEHVDAIFLTLAYRLKNHKPLRLKQPSESSFLQLAGGQEENTPCLC, encoded by the exons ATGTCCATAGAAAACACAACGGGCAACAATGATTTCTCGACGATTTACACAAGAGACAGTCTGGCCAGTGACTCGGGTCAGGACTATGACAGTGCTCAGGCCAGGGTCTTTAAGATAATCGTCATTGGGGATTCAAATGTTGGAAAGACGTGTCTAACCTACCGGTTTTGCGGTGGGAGATTCCTCCAAAATCCCGAGGCAACAATCGGAGTAGATTTCAGAGAGAGAACCCTGCACCTGGATGGAGAAAACATAAAG TTGCAGATCTGGGACACGGCGGGACAGGAGCGCTTCAGGAAGAGCATGGTGGAGCATTACTACAGAAACGTCCATGCCATCATCTTTGTGTATGACGTGACCAGCCTGGCTTCGTTTGAGAGTCTGCCGGAGTGGATTGAGGAGTGCAGCCGTCACTCAGTCCCTCCCATGGTCCCCCGTATCCTAGTTGGGAACAAATGTGACTTGAGAGGAGCGAGAGAGGTGTCCACGTTTTCAGCTCAGCGACTGGCTGACAGCTACAACTTCCCGCTTTTTGAGACGTCTGCAAGAGACCCTGCGGAAAAAGAGCATGTAGATGCCATTTTCCTCACGCTGGCATACAGGCTGAAGAATCACAAGCCGCTGAGACTGAAACAGCCGAGCGAGAGCAGCTTCTTACAGCTCGCTGGTGGACAGGAGGAGAACACACCCTGTTTATGCTAG
- the rgcc gene encoding regulator of cell cycle RGCC: MKSPKIKSQSKSFLEEDDDLSAVLCEFDAVIEDFSSPVEKRHFRYDEHLKTMKRRSSASVSDSGISDSESAESLNRNSFSFSDEKLNSPSVFSHSPNSTLATSPKPKLGDTKELEDFIADLDRTLANM, from the exons ATGAAGTCTCCAAAGATAAAGTCACAGAGCAAAT CGTTTCTTGAGGAGGATGACGACCTCAGCGCCGTGTTGTGTGAATTCGACGCTGTCATCGAGGATTTCTCGTCCCCCGTGGAGAAGCGACACTTCAGATATGACGAGCACTTGAAGACCATGAAGAGACGCAGCAGCGCGAGCGTCAGCGACAGCGGCATCAGCGACTCCGAGA GTGCAGAGTCCTTGAACAGAAACAGTTTCAGCTTCAGTGACGAGAAGCTCAACTCGCCCAGCGTCTTCTCCCACTCACCGAACAGTACCTTGGCCACATCTCCTAAAC CTAAACTCGGAGACACTAAAGAGCTAGAGGACTTCATTGCCGACCTTGACAGAACATTAGCAA ACATGTGA